One segment of Paenibacillus rhizovicinus DNA contains the following:
- a CDS encoding ACT domain-containing protein: MEERYYVVREDMLPEAIVKTIQVKEMLRRGEAATVHEAAERVGLSRSAFYKYKDGVYTQNQLKRETIVTISMDLDHRSGVLSKVLGLVAGLEGNVLTIHQTIPLQGLANVVISVDTSTMGGAMSEFMDALRRQDGVRKASIIGQG; the protein is encoded by the coding sequence GTGGAGGAACGATATTATGTCGTTCGCGAGGATATGCTGCCGGAAGCAATCGTGAAGACCATTCAGGTCAAGGAGATGCTCCGCCGCGGCGAAGCGGCTACCGTTCACGAAGCTGCCGAGCGGGTAGGTCTGAGCCGGAGCGCCTTCTATAAGTACAAAGACGGTGTTTATACGCAGAATCAACTCAAACGGGAAACGATCGTGACGATTTCGATGGATCTGGATCATCGGTCAGGCGTGCTTTCCAAAGTGCTCGGGCTCGTAGCCGGTTTAGAAGGCAACGTGCTGACGATCCATCAAACGATACCGCTGCAAGGATTAGCTAATGTTGTGATTTCCGTTGATACTTCAACTATGGGCGGGGCAATGTCCGAATTCATGGATGCGCTCCGCAGGCAGGACGGCGTCCGAAAGGCGTCCATCATCGGACAAGGATAG
- the obgE gene encoding GTPase ObgE: MFVDKAKIFVKGGDGGNGIVSYRREKYVPNGGPAGGDGGKGGNVIFRVDSGLRTLMDFRYQKHFKGERGERGKVKTMHGANAEDTVIRIPPGTVILDDDSGEIIADMTQNGSEIIVAKGGRGGRGNCRFATASNPAPDFAENGEDGEERWIILELKVMADVGLVGFPSVGKSTLLSIVSAAQPKIGAYHFTTISPNLGVVDVGDGRSFVMADLPGLIEGAHEGVGLGHDFLRHVERTRIILHVLDMSGSEGRDPYEDWVTINQELELYNPVLAERPQIIVANKMDMPESEDNLALFREQLEARGDEIEHKVVAMSSLTKKGVQELLYKAADLLETVPETRLIEEVRDVAERKVYTLDKEEDRSFKVGKENEGFYVESAYIEKFMKRVNLNNSYDAIMRFARTLRMMGVDAELRKIGAKDGDIVRIADFSFEFFEGSDFYYHE, translated from the coding sequence ATGTTTGTCGATAAGGCGAAAATATTCGTAAAAGGCGGAGACGGCGGGAACGGCATCGTATCGTACCGTCGGGAGAAATACGTGCCGAATGGCGGTCCGGCAGGCGGAGACGGCGGTAAAGGCGGCAACGTCATTTTCCGCGTTGACAGCGGTCTGCGGACATTGATGGATTTCCGCTATCAGAAGCATTTCAAAGGCGAACGCGGCGAGCGCGGCAAAGTGAAAACGATGCATGGCGCGAACGCGGAAGACACGGTTATCCGTATCCCGCCGGGGACGGTCATTCTCGATGACGATTCCGGGGAAATCATTGCCGACATGACGCAGAACGGCTCGGAAATCATCGTTGCCAAAGGCGGACGCGGCGGACGAGGCAACTGCCGGTTTGCAACGGCCAGCAATCCGGCTCCGGACTTCGCCGAGAATGGCGAAGATGGCGAAGAACGCTGGATCATCCTGGAACTGAAAGTCATGGCGGATGTCGGTTTGGTCGGTTTCCCGAGCGTCGGTAAATCGACGCTGCTGTCGATCGTATCGGCGGCGCAGCCGAAGATCGGCGCTTATCATTTCACGACGATTTCGCCGAACCTCGGCGTAGTCGACGTCGGCGACGGCCGCAGTTTTGTCATGGCGGATTTACCGGGACTAATCGAGGGCGCGCATGAAGGCGTTGGCCTCGGACACGATTTCCTGCGACATGTGGAACGTACGCGCATCATCCTGCACGTGCTCGACATGTCGGGCTCGGAGGGACGCGATCCTTACGAGGATTGGGTAACGATTAATCAGGAACTGGAACTGTACAATCCGGTGCTGGCTGAGCGTCCGCAAATTATCGTGGCGAACAAGATGGATATGCCGGAATCCGAGGACAACCTCGCCTTGTTCCGTGAGCAGCTGGAAGCCCGCGGCGATGAGATCGAGCATAAGGTCGTAGCCATGTCTTCCTTAACCAAGAAGGGCGTGCAGGAGCTGCTGTACAAAGCGGCAGACCTGCTGGAAACCGTTCCGGAAACGCGTCTGATTGAAGAAGTGCGCGATGTGGCGGAACGCAAAGTGTACACGCTGGACAAGGAAGAGGACAGATCGTTCAAGGTCGGCAAGGAGAACGAAGGCTTCTACGTCGAGAGCGCGTATATCGAGAAGTTCATGAAGCGGGTAAACTTGAACAATTCCTACGATGCGATCATGCGGTTCGCAAGAACGCTGCGGATGATGGGTGTCGACGCGGAGCTTCGGAAGATCGGGGCGAAAGACGGAGATATCGTTCGAATCGCGGATTTCTCCTTCGAGTTCTTCGAGGGAAGCGACTTCTACTACCACGAATAG
- a CDS encoding Spo0B domain-containing protein: MNRIRYYAAVSVILPAVAVLIWPTQQWLLVIFLIWTLAAAVLWNRSLAREQAWQIEQLELTMQQTAIATLNHHRHDWMNDLQIIYGYSRMGKTDKTIQCVEQIKERMMTESKLAKLGIPSLVLFLQSFRTLTNAMVIDLEIDGELNLAELFPGSKDQVANTIIELIQAYRYAAVSGSGNAAKLLMDVSADEEKLHLAFHLDGELRPGSEWKTNCDQALQRSPLKAAGVDEGKGMLMLEAQIGK; encoded by the coding sequence ATGAATCGCATCCGATATTATGCGGCTGTTTCTGTCATCTTGCCGGCGGTGGCTGTCCTCATATGGCCGACGCAGCAGTGGTTGCTGGTTATATTCCTGATATGGACCTTGGCAGCGGCGGTACTGTGGAACCGCTCACTCGCGCGCGAACAGGCTTGGCAGATCGAACAGCTGGAACTCACGATGCAGCAGACGGCGATTGCAACGCTTAATCATCACCGACATGATTGGATGAATGACCTGCAGATTATTTACGGCTATTCTCGTATGGGGAAGACGGATAAGACGATTCAGTGCGTGGAACAGATAAAGGAACGGATGATGACGGAGAGCAAGCTCGCGAAGCTTGGCATACCGTCACTCGTGCTGTTTCTGCAGTCATTCCGGACGCTGACCAATGCGATGGTAATCGACTTGGAGATCGATGGCGAATTGAATTTGGCCGAGCTGTTTCCGGGTTCGAAGGATCAGGTGGCCAATACGATCATAGAGCTTATTCAGGCGTACCGTTATGCGGCGGTATCGGGCAGCGGCAATGCGGCCAAGCTGCTGATGGACGTATCCGCGGATGAGGAGAAGCTGCACTTGGCGTTTCATTTAGACGGCGAACTCAGGCCGGGCAGCGAATGGAAGACGAATTGCGATCAAGCGCTTCAGCGCTCGCCGCTTAAAGCAGCGGGAGTGGACGAGGGCAAAGGAATGCTAATGCTGGAAGCGCAGATTGGGAAGTAA